The region caggaggattgcttgagcccaggagttcgagaccagcctgagcaacatgacaaaaccccatctctacaaaaaatagaaaaaattagccaggcatgctggcacatgcctgtagtcccagctattcaggaggctgaggcaggaggattgctggaaccaggagtttgaggctgtagtgagctgtgattgtaccactgtactccagtctggggcaATGGatcaagacactgtctctaaaagtaagtaaataaaaataaaatgacaggctGCTGACACCCACTACCAGGCATCACCTTATAGGTGGAAGGGAATTGGAGAGGCCTGCAGTCCACTCAAGACATCAGGCTTTCGGGGGAGACACTCAGGAAGCAACCCAGCCCTGCCAGGATCCCCAGGAAGCCTCAGGACTTGGGTACCCCTGGTGGCTTGGGGGCACTGATTAGGGGAATGCAGGCCCAGCTGGAAGGTCCCTGGGCCTCCTACCTGACCACAAAACCCCCTCAGGAGGACTAGAAGCTCACTAGGGGTTTGAACAACCAGGGACTCAGCACACAGGGTTGGACCGATTGACACTGAGGCCCCACACTGACCTCCCCAACCCCAGCTGGCCTCCCAGCACATAGACAGCGTCCTTCTGCCTCCAGACAGGAGACCAGGGTTCACCCCCAGGAACTTCCAGAGTGAGAGGTCCCACCAGGAGAGACGTGGCCCACAGCAAGCCATGGTGCACGCCTTTCCCAAGACGGATGGGGGTCAAGAACCAGCATctacagggccaggcgtggtggctcacacctgtcatcccagcacttagggaggccaaggtgggtggatcacctgaggtcaggagctcgagaccagcctggccaacatggtgaaaccctgtctctacaaaaaatacaaaaattagctgggtgtggtggtgcgcacctgtggtcccagccactcaggaggctgaggcaggagaattgcttgaacccaggaagcagaggttgtagtgagccaagatcatgccactgcactccagcctgggcgacagagcgagactccatctaaaaaaaaaaaaaaaaaaagtaaagctgcAGCCAGCATCCCTCTCACCTCGCCTTCCTAATTAGTGAAATGAGTCTTTCTGGTTCCATCAATCGATATGCAcctttttttggccaggtgcagtggctcacgcctgaaatcctaacactttgggaaactgaggcgggaggatcgctcgagcccaggaattcgagaccagcctgggtaacacggtgagaccccatttctacaaaaaatattaaaattagctgggtgtggtggtgcacgcctgtaatcccagctactcaggagacccaggaggtcaagactgcagtgagccaacattgtgccactggacaccagcctggcgacagcaagaccctgtctctctctctctctctcatatatacatgtgtacgaGGATGTGTGGGCAGGCAGACCCAGGAAGACACCAAGTGCATTTTCAGCATAAAGAGCAGGTGCAGTTATTCCCAGGACAAAGCCATTTCTGCCAGTGCTGTCATGTGCCTGCAAATGCATGAAAAAGCCTGGGAGGCCACCAGACTGTCTTGATGCTACCTCGGGGCCCGGGATTCAGGAgctgggctcactgcaggctttgcTCACGTGTCTCTAGATTGGATTTCCACTTGCTCTCAgcagaaattacttttaaaattaaaagaatggaCATTGCCACTTTAAAGGCAGTGGAACAAGCCCTCATGAGTTGGGTTGGAGGGAGCCTGGCGCCGGCCCTACCTGCCCAGGATGAAGGCGATGTAGATGAGAGACGAGAAATGGGTGAAGAACTGCAGCGTGAAGAAGCGGATGGTGAACCTGCTCTCTCGCTCCGAGAAGGTCCTGGGCATCTCTGGAATGGGACCGGCCCTCACCTCTCTCCCTGCTCACAGGAGAGGCCCTGGGGCAGCAGGAAGGGTCCCCTCCCCTGCTCTCTGACCACAGCCCCAAGGCCCCAGCCCTGAGTCCTCCCGCCGGGCCCCCCAAGAGGGTCTGGGGTAGTCCTCTCACCGAAGTCACAGAGCTTCAGGGCCACGCGCCTGTTGATCTGCAGAGGAGGGCACCGAATGGGCTCACTGGGGCTCCGGTGAACCCCCCAGCTCGGGCCTGCCCTGCTCCCGGCCCCACCTTGGTCATGATGACGATGGTCACATAGTGCACCAGAGCCCCGGTCACCACCACGGCCGTGGTCACCTGCTCCTCCAGGAAGGGCACGGCCGAGCTGCTGAAGAGCGCGGAGGCCAGGACGCGGTAGACCACCAGGATGTGGGCCATGCCGATCATGAGGCAGATCTGCGGGACAGCTGTGgtgggcaggggccagggagggCATGCAGCCCGGGTCTCCAGCCCCACCGCGGTGTCCCCTGCTTACCATGAGCAGGGTCAGGACGAGGATGACGGTGCTGCGTAGGTAGGAGTGCTGGTATGGCCGGAGCTTGTAGTCGGGGCAGTTAATGAGCTGAAGTGCCATTTCCTCCTGGGGAGAGCACCGGGCAAGCCTCAGACAAGGGACACTCACCCCACACGTGGGGAGACAGACACGGGACACGCACCCCACACGTGGGGAGACACACAGGGACACGCCTCACGGGTGGACAGACACGGGACACACACCCCACACGCGGGGAGACAGACGCAGGGACACGCCTCACGGGTGGACAGACACGGGACACACACCCCACATGCGGGGAGACAGACGCAGGGACACGCCTCACGGGTGGACAGACACGGGACACTCACCCCACACGTGGGGAGACAGACGCAGGGACACGCCTCACGGGTGGACAGACAGGGGACACTCACCCCACACGTGGGGAGACAGATGCAGGGACACGCGTCACGGGTGGACAGACACGGGACACGCACCCCACACGTGGGGAGACAGACATGGGACACGCCTCACGGGTGGACAGACCAGGACACACGCCCCACATGTGGGGAGACAGACTCGGGACACACGCCTCAGACGCGGCAGGCATATGTGGGCCGTGCAGGGCATCGGGCGCCAACAGCCCCTGCTCGGGTCGGCCTCAGCTGCGCTGCCAGCTCCACCTCACCTGTTCCTCATCCCACACGTACAGGTCCCAGTGCAGGACCACGCGGGCGCGCTGCCGCTTCCAGATCTCCAGGAACACTGTGGCTGCGGCGGGGGCAAGGAGGGGCATCACTGCACTACGCCAGGTGGACCTCGGAGCTTGGGCTGGCACTTCCCCTGGCCCCACAGAGGCGTCCCGCAGCAACTCACCCCAGAGAGCCATGAAGATGGCGAACACCACCGTGCCATCATTGTCAAAGAGGTGGGTGAGCTGGGGGGGTGATGGGTGGGCCGGAGAGGAGGTGGGTGAGCTGGGGAGGGGGGCAGGTgagccagggagggaggcaggagagccgGGGAAGGGGGCAGGTGGGCCGGGGAGAGGGGCAGGTGGGCTGAGGAAATGGGCGGGTAGGCTGGGGCTGGGCCTCCCCGTCAGCCCTGTGGGGAAAGCTGAGCAGCTCTGCAGGGCTCCAGGCCTTGACCTCCCCCTCTTCGGGTGGGTGCACCGTTCCCATCTTCCGCAGGCCCTGGGGTGGACCCGGAGGCGACAAACCTTGGCAAAAGTGCAGGTTTCTGAGAGCCGCTGGTACCTGCGGCTGTGGTCGCCGAGGGGACACATGAGGATGTCGTGGGCCTCACAGATCTCCTTGCTGAAGGGGCAGGGATGAGGCTGGGGTCGGCTCCTCCAGGCAGCAGGGCCCACCCCGGccccccatgcccagcccctgCTGCGGCCCACCTGATCTGGCTGGCCTCAAACAGCGAGAATCCGCTCAGAAAGACTAAGAGGCCCGTCAGGGCGGCCGGCACCAGCATGTAGGTGTACCAGCCCAGCCAGACAAAGTACAGGGCCACCTTTTCCCCAAAGTAGTTCCTGCAGGCAGCAGGGGTCAAGGCCAGCTGTCAGGGGGCGGTGGGGGAGGGATGGGaaagggatgggggtgggagggggcagcaggggagggatgggggagggacgGGGTGGGAAGGGGTGGCGGGGGAGGGATGATGGAGGGACGGGGGTGGGAAGGGGCAGCAGGGGAGGGATGggagagggatgggggagggatggggtgggagggggcagcgggggagggacaggagagggacaggggagggatgggggtgggagggcgaggcgggggagggatggggagggagggggcagtgGGGGAGGGACAGGGTGGGAGGGGGCTGCCAGGGAGGGACGGGGGAGGgacagggtgggagggggtggtgggggagggaaaggggtgggagggggtggtgggggagggacaGGGGAGGGACGGGCGTGGGAGGGGGCGGCAGGGGAGGGACAGGGGAGGGACGGGGTGGGAGAGGCAGCAGGGGAGGGacgggtgggggaggggggtctCTCTTTTGGTGGCATCAGTGAGTCTGAATGGGAAGCACATCTGTGGGCGTGGGGGCATCTGTGAGGGTGTAGGCAGTGTGGGAGCATCTTCTGGGTGGTGTGTGGGAGCGTTTACAGGAGGTGGCGGCTTCCGGGTGGTGTGTGTGGATGTCCGCGGGGGTGTGGGGGCGTCCGCAGGAGGCGGGGCCGTCCGCGGGGTTCCTGTGCTCTCTTTGGGCAGCGTTACCTGATTTCGTCAACTGGCTGCTCCCGGAACATGTGTCTCCACCGCGCCCACGTCTTCTTCAGGTGTCCCTCCCCCTGGCTCGGGTGACAGAGAGTGAGAGCCCCCATCCCAGGGTCCCACCCCAGGGCCCTCTCCAGGCCGGCCCACCCCTCACCTTGTGCAGGGGGAACCTGGCCTCGAAGACCCCGTCCTTCATCAGGTCCTCGAAGGTCTCTGGGTCACAGGGGTTCATGAGTCGGGGGGGTGAGGTGCTGGGAGAACCCTGCCCGCAGCGCCCCTGTCGgtgccccaccccagcccttaCCACCAGCCGAGGTCTTGTTGTTCATGACAACGAAGTTCACGATTCGGATTCTGAGACTCAAGAGCCAGAGCAGGGTGGCCCCGTGTGACCACAGTGGACCCTGCCTCCAGGTCTCAACCTGCCCTCTGGTCTGGCCAGGCCCAGGCCCCTCCCTGTCCTGGCAGAGCCCCCAGCCTGCCAGCCCTGACCAGAGCCCAGAATCCACAACTCACCCGGGAGCCCAGCCCGCACCCTCCTTAAAGTGCTCCCGGGGCCTGGCCTGCCCCACGGCGTCCAGGAtgaggctgggctgggggctccctctcctcccagcccATCCCTCCCAGAAGCCCAGACCACAGCCTGCACCTGCAACCACACCTCCCACCTGCGGGCCCCGTGTGCCCAGAGCACACCCCAGCCTGCATCCGCACACACCCTCCTTATACCCTGGGAGCTGTTCTGTTCCACTGTGCAGAGACTGGGGCTCAGGAAAGGGAAcgtcccaaggccacacagccacgAAGCAGCACAGCCAAGCTTCCGACGGCAGAGCCGGGCTCCGAGCCTCCCCCTGTGCCTACCAGGGCACGTCGCAGGTACGCGCCCCCCAAGCCTGCTCCCGTCGGCCCCCTCAAGCCACCTCCCCTCCTTTGAGGCCGCCTCGCGACTCCCCGAGACCCATAGCTCTCTTCACGGGTGCCCTCCACTGCCTCGTAACCAATGCCAGGAGTGTCCTTGGCCGGTCCACCGAGCAGGCCCTGGCTGAGCCCTGCggggccaggctggggctgggcaggtCACGGGGGCATGGAGGGCCAGGCTTGGAGGCTCCCTCCTGGGCTGGAGGATTGGGGAGAAGCAGGGCCTTAGGGAGTGAGGAGGGTGTCCGTGCCGGGCCTCTGGGTCTGTGCCTGGGAGGCCAGGGACGGTGTCCAGGAAGGGGCATCGGACCTGGAGAGGAGGGGTCTTCAAGAGACACTGGCCTTGGTCCAGGAGGGGCCTCTGGGCCTCTGCAAATCCTGCCCAACCCCTAAGGCTGGCTGTGACTGTGTCCCCAGGAACGCAGGCAGCCACACGGAGCCCTCAGAACGCTCTGAGGGTTGAGAACCACCATGATCCTTTATTGGGacggggaagctgaggctcacaCAGCCAGTGGGTCTCACACCTGTGGCCCCTGCCCTGAGACCACGCGGCTGTCCTGCCTTGGCAACGCCCAGAGCCTGGCACTGTCTCCTGCCCGGTCTGGACCAAACACATGGGTGGCAAGGGGTTCTCCTGGCCACGGCTCTGGGTGCAGCCTCTCACCTCGTGGTGACCGGGATGGTGGTAGGCGCGGCCAGCTCGGCGTGGGGGGCAGGCCCCTCAGGCTCCAGGAGGAGAGTGCGGTACAGGCCAAAGACACTGTTGTCAGCACGGATCCCAAAGAAGACCTGTTTCTGGTCCCGGATCACCTGGGGGCACATGGGACCCTCTATCCCACCTCAGAACCCTCCCCCCTCTATTCCACCTCAGAACCCTCCCTTCATCTGCAGCTGTGGCCCAGAGCCATGGAGCTGCCTTGCTCCTCACACCCCTGCTTCTCCCCAATCCTCCAGCCCAGGAGAGAGCCTCCAAGCCTGGCCCTCTGTGCCGCCATGACCGGCCCCACAGCCCTGCCCCTCGCTGGGCACCCGCCCCGGCCCCACGGTCCTGCCCCTCGCTGGGCACCATCCCCAGCCCCACGGCCCTGCCCCTCGCTGGGCACCAGCCCCCGCCCTACGGCCCTGCCCCTCGCTGGGCACCCGCCCACCTTAATGTGGAAGCCCTTTCTCCTGAGCTCCTCCAGGAACTGTTGCTGCCGCGCCTGCCGGGGGTCTCTCTGGGTGTGACGTTGGGCCACGAGGACATAGTCCCACTGCTCGGAAGCCTCGGCCTGCAGGGAGGAGGCATGGGGCCAGGCGCAGgtgaaggggcagggcagggccaggcggGGCCCGGGAGGGGCCCCCGGACACCCACCTCACAGGTGCTGATCTCCATCAGCGGGAAGCTGTCCCCTTCGGGCTCCACCAGGATCCGGAGGCTCTCTTCGCCCTGGGGGTTTGGGGGCAGAGAAAGGGATAGGAGGATGTGATTGGGGGCGAGATGCCCCTCATTGGCGGGTCCCTGCAGCGGACCACGTGGTCACACACCGTCCCTCCCCACAAGGAGAACAGCAAAGAGTCCCGAGGAGATGGCTGTAGGCGGGTGACAGGCCAGAGGGCCAGGGCCTGCTACAAACAACCGACAAAGGACTGTGGAAACAGAAGCGCGTGAGGGGCTCCTACAAATGCAAAAGGGAAGACGCAGCCCACAGAGGCCGACGGGATCGCGAGGAAGAGGAGCACGCTGAGCAGCCGACAGGGGAAGCGACGGGAACTCCAGAACCCCCAAGGAAACGCAGGTCAGAGGACCAGGAGACCAATGCACGGGAGAAGCCACAGGCGCCCCTGCACACTCCCAGTGCTGCGCGTATCAGAGCACGGGTTTGGAAACCTGTTGGACTGTGTTTAAAACTGAACGCTCCCAGCCCCTGGCCTAGCCCGTCCACCCCTGGAGGTGCAGACGAGGGCACTCGCAGCGGCCCCATTTCACATCAGGTCCCTGGGGGCTGGGCAGACGGACACCATGCACCATGCCGCCCCCCCACAGGGAGGGTCCTGCAGCAGGCGAGGTGAGTGCCCGCGGGCACAGTGCACGGGGCTCCTGCAGGGTGACGGCCGCAGGCCCATCCCAGCAGACACAGGGACACGAGTGTCTGGGGCCAGAACCTTCCGGAGGAGGGGAATTTGCAGGGCCTCAGAGCATCCCCTGATATTTGTTAATTACTGAGGCAGTCTCCAAGCTGTCTCTGGCTGCGTCACACCTGGTCCCTGCACCTGAGTCCCTCCCCTCTGCCAGCCGCATCCTCGCCAAGCTCAAGACCTGCCTCCTCCAGAAAGTCTCACTTGACTGCTTGAGCCAGTTGGCCCTTGAGGGCTGCCAGGTAAAATAGAGGCCACCCAGTCACACCTGATTTCCAGATAAACAACGGAAGGATATAGTattgtagtgtagtgtagtgtagtataggatagcatagcatagcatagcgtAGTATGGTATAGTATGGTATAGTCTAGTCTGGTCTAGTATAGCATaggatagcatagcatagcatagcatagcatagggTAGTATGGTATAGTATGGTCTAGTCTAGTCTAGTCTAGTATAGCATAGGATAGCATAgtatagcatagcatagcataatATGGTATAATCTAGTATAGCCTAGTCTAGTGTGGTCTAGTATGGTCTAGTCTAGTCTAGTATAGCATAGTACAGCATAGATACCCAGTGATTGCATGGGAcatgcctacaccaaaaatgttGTTTATGTGACATTGTGACATTCAGCTTGACTGggtgtctgtttctttttttttcttttctttcctttttttttttttttttgagacagagttttcctcgtgatgcccaggctggagtgcagtggtacaatctcggctcactgtaacctccgtctcccgggttcaagcgattctcctgcctcagcctcctgagtagctgggattaacagacacacgccaccacacccagctgattttgtatttttagtagagacagggtttctccatgttgggcaggctggtctcgaactcccgacctcaggtgatccacccgcctcggcctcccaaagtgctgggattacaggcgtgagccaccgcgcccggccctgtttcttattttattttgctaagtCTGCAACCCTAGTCCAGGTCTGGCCTCCAGCCCTCAccccgcacacacacaccaggagcTACGGGTTCTGGGACAGATCTCCCTATTCTCTCTACCGTCTCAACCACAGAAGCCAGGAAATGCATCCAACCAACCACAGAACGGAAGGCTCTCAGGCAGGGGATTGGTCCACAGCTAGTACCAGTCCTTGGCCagttaggaaccgggccacagAGCAGGGGTGAGCAGGGAGTGAGCAGGGGgtgagcaggaggtgagcaggggGTGAGCAGGGGGTGAGCGGGGAGTGAGCTGGGGGTGAGCAGGGGGTGAGCAGGGGGTGAGCGGGGAGTGAGCTGGGGGTGAGAAGGGGGTGAGCGGGGGtaagcaggaggtgagcaggggGTGAGGGGGTGAGCGGGGGGTGAGCGGGGGGGTGAGCGGGGGGTGAGCGGGGGGGTGAGCGGGGAGGTGAGTGGGGAGGTGAGCGGGGGGGTGAGCGGGGGGGTGAGCGGGGGGGTGAGCGGGGAGGTGAGCGGGGGGGTGAGCGGGGAGGTGAGCGGGGGGGTGAGCGGGGGGTGAGTGTTCCCGCCTGGGCTCCAGGTCCCGTCAGATCAGCGGCGGCGTTAGATCCTCAGGAGGAAGAACCCCATTGTGCACTGCGCATGCAGGGATCTCGgctgctccttatgagaatctaatgtctgatgatctgaggtgagacaatttcat is a window of Gorilla gorilla gorilla isolate KB3781 chromosome 9, NHGRI_mGorGor1-v2.1_pri, whole genome shotgun sequence DNA encoding:
- the ANO9 gene encoding anoctamin-9 isoform X2; translated protein: MLAPPRLHPGAAAAGRWRRRREGRAPRGSQVGAPAAGSHSPGRQTPAGTPATASMQGEESLRILVEPEGDSFPLMEISTCEAEASEQWDYVLVAQRHTQRDPRQARQQQFLEELRRKGFHIKVIRDQKQVFFGIRADNSVFGLYRTLLLEPEGPAPHAELAAPTTIPVTTRIRIVNFVVMNNKTSAGETFEDLMKDGVFEARFPLHKGEGHLKKTWARWRHMFREQPVDEIRNYFGEKVALYFVWLGWYTYMLVPAALTGLLVFLSGFSLFEASQISKEICEAHDILMCPLGDHSRRYQRLSETCTFAKLTHLFDNDGTVVFAIFMALWATVFLEIWKRQRARVVLHWDLYVWDEEQEEMALQLINCPDYKLRPYQHSYLRSTVILVLTLLMICLMIGMAHILVVYRVLASALFSSSAVPFLEEQVTTAVVVTGALVHYVTIVIMTKINRRVALKLCDFEMPRTFSERESRFTIRFFTLQFFTHFSSLIYIAFILGRINGHPGKSTRLAGLWKLEECHASGCMMDLFVQMAIIMGLKQTLSNCVEYLVPWVTHKCRSLRASESGHLPRDPELRDWRRNYLLNPVNTFSLFDEFMEMMIQYGFTTIFVAAFPLAPLLALFSNLVEIRLDAIKMVWLQRRLVPRKAKDIGTWLQVLETIGVLAVIANGMVIAFTSEFIPRVVYKYRYSPCLKEGNSTVDCLKGYVNHSLSVFHTKDFQDPDGIEGSENVTLCRYRDYRNPPDYNFSEQFWFLLAIRLAFVILFEHVALCIKLIAAWFVPDIPQSVKNKVLEVKYQRLREKMWHGRQRLGGVGAGSRPPMPAHPTPASIFSARSTDV
- the ANO9 gene encoding anoctamin-9 isoform X3 → MLAPPRLHPGAAAAGRWRRRREGRAPRGSQVGAPAAGSHSPGRQTPAGTPATASMQGEESLRILVEPEGDSFPLMEISTCEAEASEQWDYVLVAQRHTQRDPRQARQQQFLEELRRKGFHIKVIRDQKQVFFGIRADNSVFGLYRTLLLEPEGPAPHAELAAPTTIPVTTSLRIRIVNFVVMNNKTSAGETFEDLMKDGVFEARFPLHKGEGHLKKTWARWRHMFREQPVDEISKEICEAHDILMCPLGDHSRRYQRLSETCTFAKLTHLFDNDGTVVFAIFMALWATVFLEIWKRQRARVVLHWDLYVWDEEQEEMALQLINCPDYKLRPYQHSYLRSTVILVLTLLMICLMIGMAHILVVYRVLASALFSSSAVPFLEEQVTTAVVVTGALVHYVTIVIMTKINRRVALKLCDFEMPRTFSERESRFTIRFFTLQFFTHFSSLIYIAFILGRINGHPGKSTRLAGLWKLEECHASGCMMDLFVQMAIIMGLKQTLSNCVEYLVPWVTHKCRSLRASESGHLPRDPELRDWRRNYLLNPVNTFSLFDEFMEMMIQYGFTTIFVAAFPLAPLLALFSNLVEIRLDAIKMVWLQRRLVPRKAKDIGTWLQVLETIGVLAVIANGMVIAFTSEFIPRVVYKYRYSPCLKEGNSTVDCLKGYVNHSLSVFHTKDFQDPDGIEGSENVTLCRYRDYRNPPDYNFSEQFWFLLAIRLAFVILFEHVALCIKLIAAWFVPDIPQSVKNKVLEVKYQRLREKMWHGRQRLGGVGAGSRPPMPAHPTPASIFSARSTDV
- the ANO9 gene encoding anoctamin-9 isoform X1, which encodes MLAPPRLHPGAAAAGRWRRRREGRAPRGSQVGAPAAGSHSPGRQTPAGTPATASMQGEESLRILVEPEGDSFPLMEISTCEAEASEQWDYVLVAQRHTQRDPRQARQQQFLEELRRKGFHIKVIRDQKQVFFGIRADNSVFGLYRTLLLEPEGPAPHAELAAPTTIPVTTSLRIRIVNFVVMNNKTSAGETFEDLMKDGVFEARFPLHKGEGHLKKTWARWRHMFREQPVDEIRNYFGEKVALYFVWLGWYTYMLVPAALTGLLVFLSGFSLFEASQISKEICEAHDILMCPLGDHSRRYQRLSETCTFAKLTHLFDNDGTVVFAIFMALWATVFLEIWKRQRARVVLHWDLYVWDEEQEEMALQLINCPDYKLRPYQHSYLRSTVILVLTLLMICLMIGMAHILVVYRVLASALFSSSAVPFLEEQVTTAVVVTGALVHYVTIVIMTKINRRVALKLCDFEMPRTFSERESRFTIRFFTLQFFTHFSSLIYIAFILGRINGHPGKSTRLAGLWKLEECHASGCMMDLFVQMAIIMGLKQTLSNCVEYLVPWVTHKCRSLRASESGHLPRDPELRDWRRNYLLNPVNTFSLFDEFMEMMIQYGFTTIFVAAFPLAPLLALFSNLVEIRLDAIKMVWLQRRLVPRKAKDIGTWLQVLETIGVLAVIANGMVIAFTSEFIPRVVYKYRYSPCLKEGNSTVDCLKGYVNHSLSVFHTKDFQDPDGIEGSENVTLCRYRDYRNPPDYNFSEQFWFLLAIRLAFVILFEHVALCIKLIAAWFVPDIPQSVKNKVLEVKYQRLREKMWHGRQRLGGVGAGSRPPMPAHPTPASIFSARSTDV